One window from the genome of Flavobacterium agricola encodes:
- a CDS encoding cupin domain-containing protein has protein sequence MIFSKTDKNHYTWGDNCDAWTLMQSDNIIIKEEKMPPNTEERLHFHDEVEQFFYIMNGKASFLIEEKEYLVSKNEGIKVHSKASHKISNKGSEELHFLVISLPGYSNDRVNVE, from the coding sequence ATGATTTTCAGTAAGACAGATAAGAACCATTATACATGGGGCGACAATTGCGATGCGTGGACGTTGATGCAATCTGATAATATTATTATCAAAGAAGAAAAGATGCCACCAAATACTGAAGAGCGTTTACATTTTCATGACGAAGTCGAACAGTTCTTTTATATTATGAATGGGAAAGCCTCATTTTTGATAGAAGAGAAAGAATATTTGGTGTCAAAGAATGAGGGAATAAAGGTTCATTCTAAAGCCTCGCATAAAATCTCAAATAAAGGTTCAGAAGAATTACATTTTTTAGTAATTTCTTTACCTGGTTATTCTAATGATAGAGTGAATGTAGAATGA
- a CDS encoding CPBP family intramembrane glutamic endopeptidase, giving the protein MSLIVLLGYVQYRSSRINERNLTDFASKSQKVVNYLPTSRQELSWFIMVAISAGFCEEVLFRMFVYEFAIQHIGVIGSFLFTNVIFAITHIDTGMKNLVGAFILGLVVSLIYYFTQNIWIVVALHISIDFNAGVLGYRVHQFNTIIKQA; this is encoded by the coding sequence ATGTCTTTGATAGTATTACTTGGTTACGTTCAGTACAGGAGCTCACGGATTAACGAAAGAAACCTTACTGATTTCGCCAGTAAATCACAAAAAGTTGTAAACTATCTGCCAACATCGAGACAGGAACTATCATGGTTTATCATGGTAGCCATCAGTGCCGGGTTTTGTGAGGAAGTTCTGTTTAGGATGTTTGTGTACGAGTTTGCAATACAACATATTGGTGTAATCGGTAGTTTCTTATTTACTAACGTCATTTTCGCTATAACTCATATTGATACGGGAATGAAAAACTTAGTAGGAGCATTTATTCTGGGTTTGGTGGTTAGCTTAATTTACTACTTCACACAAAACATCTGGATTGTTGTAGCTCTGCATATTTCAATTGACTTCAATGCAGGAGTATTGGGATATAGAGTGCATCAGTTTAATACTATAATAAAACAGGCTTAA
- a CDS encoding porin family protein, which produces MKKNLLFRMLLLCALPFGLQAQIPDDTKPTVCFVVKANNLYHFSKNPLNSFYSLGGEVGLYFNDKLYLGLAQYSSLSPSDIWKKNPYNPDKIRAYEYSLQVGYKFELASPLYLYTGLRAGYGAMHMEYRYNNGVDSDETMTREKLGGVFATPDLKLGVKVHKYIDIEAGLNYRYHIGKKDKWGLSTDKLNGLGAVISIVGNIPL; this is translated from the coding sequence ATGAAAAAGAACCTATTGTTTCGTATGCTACTTTTATGTGCCCTACCGTTTGGTTTGCAGGCACAAATTCCTGACGACACCAAACCTACGGTATGTTTCGTGGTGAAAGCTAACAATCTGTACCATTTCAGTAAAAATCCTTTGAACAGCTTTTACTCGTTAGGCGGAGAAGTTGGTCTGTATTTCAACGACAAACTATATCTGGGTCTTGCACAATACAGTAGTCTGTCTCCTTCTGACATCTGGAAAAAAAATCCATATAACCCTGATAAAATCCGGGCGTATGAATATAGCTTACAGGTGGGCTATAAGTTTGAATTGGCATCTCCGCTTTATCTTTACACGGGGCTTCGTGCCGGATATGGAGCAATGCACATGGAATACCGATACAATAATGGTGTTGATTCTGATGAAACAATGACCAGAGAAAAGCTGGGCGGTGTGTTTGCCACTCCTGACCTTAAACTTGGTGTAAAAGTTCACAAATACATTGACATAGAAGCCGGGCTGAACTATCGCTATCACATCGGTAAAAAAGACAAATGGGGGCTTTCTACCGATAAGTTGAATGGATTAGGTGCTGTAATATCAATCGTAGGAAATATTCCTCTATAA
- a CDS encoding sensor histidine kinase, producing MNKVRYINNNLMIVLFWAFIATILIFQLLAVDEYDLHKAIIYSSMITSTFAIYVHLVLRKVIKRYIQTKRISSLILWVFITAFIASIILTLEDYTIDSFFSQDWNRHKETMLPQFFGMLMATILISGIAYSFELYRHHIETLKATQVLKDSLNDLKVKSIRQQLSPHFTFNILNNLQFLIQKDKNEALKLLSQYSKILRYYVYESQNKAILLNDEIAFLKTYLELEKDRLKDEAQVDVNISIEPNDLKIAPFILSTFVENAFKHLSTKHKWVSVSIQYKGNKLYMNVKNNHDDKINEQPKGMGLEQVKKRLQLIYPDKYILEFDKTNNVFSVQLNIKFE from the coding sequence ATGAATAAAGTGCGATATATAAATAACAACCTGATGATTGTGCTATTTTGGGCATTTATAGCAACCATCCTTATATTCCAGTTATTGGCGGTAGACGAATATGACCTCCATAAAGCCATTATATACAGCTCGATGATTACAAGTACTTTCGCCATTTATGTACATTTGGTGCTAAGGAAAGTCATAAAGAGATACATCCAGACCAAACGCATATCTTCCCTGATTCTGTGGGTTTTTATCACTGCTTTCATAGCTTCCATCATACTTACTCTTGAAGATTATACAATCGATAGTTTTTTTAGCCAAGATTGGAATAGGCACAAGGAAACTATGTTGCCACAGTTTTTTGGAATGCTGATGGCAACTATTCTCATATCCGGCATTGCGTATTCATTTGAATTATACCGACATCATATAGAAACTTTAAAAGCTACACAGGTGCTTAAAGACAGTTTAAACGACTTAAAGGTGAAGAGTATCCGTCAGCAGTTAAGCCCTCATTTTACATTTAATATTCTGAACAACCTGCAATTCCTTATTCAAAAGGATAAAAATGAAGCATTAAAACTGCTTTCCCAATACAGTAAAATATTGAGGTATTATGTGTACGAGTCGCAGAATAAGGCTATTTTGCTCAATGACGAAATTGCATTTTTAAAGACGTACTTAGAACTTGAAAAAGACCGATTAAAAGATGAAGCTCAGGTCGATGTGAATATTTCCATTGAACCGAATGATTTAAAAATTGCTCCCTTTATACTATCTACATTTGTTGAAAATGCATTCAAGCACCTCTCTACAAAACACAAGTGGGTATCTGTATCCATCCAATATAAGGGGAATAAACTATATATGAATGTAAAGAACAATCATGATGACAAAATAAACGAACAGCCAAAGGGAATGGGCTTAGAGCAGGTCAAAAAAAGACTTCAATTGATATATCCCGATAAATACATTTTGGAATTTGACAAAACCAATAATGTGTTTTCTGTACAGTTGAATATTAAATTTGAGTAG
- a CDS encoding LytR/AlgR family response regulator transcription factor → MEDERVAREGLQSYIEQYDFLDLAGSFSNARDALQFLKEQEVSLMFLDIEMPGIKGIEMAKLLDGFLPLIIFTTAYAQYALEGYRVNAIDYLVKPIFPDDFHRSIQKAKNYFGLIEVNASSPTTQELIIKSEGEWLRIEPSEILFLKSMQNYVVIHLANFKPKMVLQPLREVYALLPSFFVQTHRSYVVNINLIDKIGDSCLTLREFTIPLSRSRKKEVIELFINKKQ, encoded by the coding sequence GTGGAGGATGAGCGTGTAGCGAGAGAAGGCCTTCAAAGCTATATCGAACAATATGATTTTCTTGACTTAGCAGGTAGCTTCTCCAATGCTAGAGATGCACTACAGTTTTTGAAGGAACAGGAAGTGTCACTTATGTTCTTAGATATTGAGATGCCCGGAATAAAGGGGATTGAGATGGCAAAACTTTTGGACGGTTTTTTACCGCTGATAATTTTTACAACTGCTTATGCCCAATACGCATTAGAAGGCTATCGTGTAAATGCTATAGATTATTTGGTAAAGCCCATTTTTCCTGACGATTTTCATCGCTCCATCCAAAAAGCTAAGAATTATTTTGGTCTTATAGAGGTCAACGCTTCATCACCAACAACCCAAGAGCTGATTATTAAAAGCGAGGGCGAATGGTTACGTATCGAACCTTCCGAAATCCTATTTCTGAAAAGCATGCAGAATTATGTTGTTATTCATTTAGCTAATTTCAAACCTAAAATGGTTTTACAGCCACTAAGAGAGGTATATGCTCTTTTACCCTCATTCTTTGTACAAACGCATCGCTCATACGTAGTCAACATTAATCTGATAGATAAAATTGGTGATAGCTGTTTAACCCTCCGTGAGTTTACTATTCCGCTTAGCAGGTCGAGAAAGAAAGAAGTAATTGAGTTGTTTATTAATAAAAAACAATGA
- the pdxR gene encoding MocR-like pyridoxine biosynthesis transcription factor PdxR, with protein sequence MLRGWKFEIQLDEQSDKAIYLQIADAIIKDIHSGRLKSGDALPGSRNLAQLLKVNRNTVVEALNVLLIEGWLVSKERQGTFVADTLPDFKEVQKIKPLTSSIENKEGKHYHLQIDDGSPDSKIAPIPELARAYRQIFNQKARWQMMGYGNELGDLEFRKTIVQMLNHQRGMQINEQSICITRGSQMAMYLTAQCLFKKGDYVLVENPGYKPAWKAFEHAGAKLLPVSVDKEGLKIDEVTSYLKSGKKIKAIYVTPHRQYPTTVTLSLKRRLELIGLSNKHGFTIIEDDYDNEFHFGYRPVLPLSSFTELKNYVYIGTMSKVVAPALRIGYLASNDSDLIEQVGSLRKIIDVQSDSIMEQAVLQLIKDGTIKRHIKKSTNHYKVKRDFMATVLNKYIKDKATYTIPEGGLAFWVVPNKQVDWLQISKKLKSKGIKIITPDTYSFDETINGIRLGYGSLSEKDLEEGIIALGEVI encoded by the coding sequence ATGCTGAGAGGTTGGAAATTTGAAATACAGTTAGACGAACAATCCGATAAAGCCATTTATCTACAAATAGCCGATGCTATTATAAAAGATATTCATTCGGGGAGGTTAAAATCAGGTGATGCCTTGCCGGGCAGTAGAAACCTTGCACAACTTTTAAAGGTCAATCGGAATACGGTTGTAGAAGCTCTTAATGTATTGCTTATTGAGGGTTGGCTGGTTTCCAAAGAAAGGCAGGGAACTTTTGTTGCTGATACATTGCCTGATTTTAAAGAAGTACAAAAAATTAAGCCTTTAACTTCTAGCATAGAAAATAAAGAGGGTAAGCATTATCATCTGCAAATTGATGACGGAAGCCCCGACAGTAAAATTGCACCCATTCCAGAACTGGCAAGGGCATACCGCCAAATCTTCAACCAAAAAGCAAGGTGGCAGATGATGGGCTACGGCAATGAATTAGGCGATTTGGAATTTAGAAAAACTATTGTTCAGATGCTCAATCATCAAAGAGGTATGCAGATAAACGAACAAAGTATTTGCATCACTCGTGGTAGTCAAATGGCGATGTATCTAACGGCTCAATGTTTGTTTAAAAAAGGTGATTATGTACTTGTTGAAAATCCAGGATATAAACCTGCTTGGAAAGCCTTTGAGCATGCAGGTGCAAAACTTTTGCCTGTAAGTGTGGATAAAGAAGGTCTGAAGATTGATGAGGTAACTTCTTATCTGAAATCGGGAAAAAAGATAAAGGCAATTTACGTTACACCGCATCGCCAATATCCGACTACTGTAACATTGAGTTTGAAAAGAAGATTGGAATTGATAGGGCTTTCCAACAAACACGGTTTTACAATTATTGAAGATGATTACGATAATGAGTTTCATTTTGGTTATCGTCCGGTATTGCCATTATCAAGTTTTACAGAACTAAAAAACTACGTTTACATTGGTACAATGAGTAAAGTTGTTGCACCCGCCTTACGTATCGGTTATTTGGCAAGTAACGACAGTGATTTGATTGAACAGGTGGGCAGTTTGCGAAAGATTATTGATGTGCAGAGCGACAGCATAATGGAACAGGCGGTTTTGCAACTTATCAAAGACGGTACAATAAAACGGCATATCAAAAAGTCAACCAATCACTACAAAGTCAAAAGAGATTTTATGGCAACTGTGTTGAATAAATACATTAAGGATAAAGCAACTTATACAATTCCCGAAGGTGGTTTGGCGTTTTGGGTCGTTCCTAATAAGCAAGTGGACTGGTTACAGATTTCCAAAAAGCTAAAGAGCAAAGGCATTAAAATCATTACGCCCGATACGTATAGCTTCGATGAAACCATAAACGGTATAAGATTGGGCTACGGCTCACTTTCTGAAAAAGATTTGGAAGAGGGAATTATTGCTTTGGGAGAAGTAATATGA
- a CDS encoding cupin domain-containing protein, with protein MTIGGLLPGQKTHKHRHTYETILYVLEGKGSTLVEDEIVEWEAGDAVYIPSWAWHQHQNLSETEPAKYIACENAPQLQNLGVALREEEGRDF; from the coding sequence ATGACCATTGGAGGGTTACTTCCCGGACAAAAAACACACAAACACCGCCACACCTACGAAACCATATTGTATGTGCTGGAGGGTAAAGGTTCTACTCTTGTAGAAGACGAAATCGTAGAATGGGAAGCAGGCGATGCCGTTTATATTCCGTCGTGGGCGTGGCATCAGCATCAAAACCTCAGCGAAACTGAACCTGCAAAATACATCGCTTGCGAAAATGCACCTCAACTACAAAACTTAGGAGTAGCATTACGTGAAGAAGAAGGTAGAGATTTTTAA
- a CDS encoding dihydrodipicolinate synthase family protein, whose product MNKVPFKGVIAYPVTPFDDNENVDISLFKKQVERLVTTGSHGIAPLGSTGVMPYLNDAEKEAVTEATMQQVAGRVPTLVGVSNLTTEKTVYHAQFAEKAGATAVMIIPMSYWKLTDDEIVKHYDAVASKISIPIMAYNNPATGGVDMSPALLKRLLEIPNVTMIKESTGDIQRMHYLRRELGEEVAFFNGSNPLALSAFSAGARGWCTASPNLIPELNIALYDAIQENDLEKAQRIFYKQFDLLKFIVAKGLPRSIKAGLDLLGVGGGGFKSPLKPLSENEIAELDSILSAIESEVYQY is encoded by the coding sequence ATGAACAAAGTACCATTTAAAGGCGTAATCGCATACCCGGTTACACCATTTGATGACAACGAGAATGTCGATATTTCGTTATTCAAAAAACAAGTAGAGCGATTGGTTACAACAGGTTCACACGGTATTGCTCCATTGGGTAGCACAGGTGTAATGCCTTACCTCAACGATGCTGAAAAAGAAGCCGTAACCGAAGCGACTATGCAACAGGTAGCAGGCAGAGTGCCTACATTGGTAGGTGTTTCCAACCTTACTACGGAAAAAACCGTTTACCACGCACAATTTGCCGAAAAAGCAGGTGCTACGGCAGTAATGATTATCCCGATGAGCTATTGGAAACTGACCGACGACGAAATTGTGAAACATTACGATGCCGTTGCTTCTAAAATTTCCATCCCCATAATGGCATACAACAACCCTGCAACAGGCGGTGTGGATATGTCGCCTGCATTGTTGAAGCGTTTATTGGAAATTCCGAACGTAACGATGATAAAAGAAAGTACAGGGGATATTCAACGTATGCACTATTTGAGAAGAGAATTAGGTGAAGAAGTAGCTTTTTTTAACGGTTCTAACCCATTGGCACTATCCGCTTTTTCGGCAGGTGCAAGAGGTTGGTGTACCGCTTCGCCCAATCTAATACCCGAACTCAACATTGCCCTTTATGATGCCATACAGGAGAACGATTTGGAGAAAGCCCAAAGAATATTCTACAAACAGTTTGATTTGTTAAAGTTCATTGTAGCCAAAGGTTTACCACGCTCTATAAAGGCAGGCTTAGACCTATTGGGAGTAGGTGGAGGCGGTTTTAAAAGCCCTTTGAAACCACTTAGTGAAAATGAAATAGCCGAACTGGACAGCATACTTTCGGCTATTGAAAGTGAAGTTTATCAGTATTAA
- a CDS encoding thioredoxin family protein has protein sequence MAKAIFYHAGCPVCVSAEKDILNLIPENQVEVIHLGTDKTKVKEAENAGVQSVPALVLSNGNVLHINFGASIEDLK, from the coding sequence ATGGCAAAAGCAATTTTTTATCACGCAGGTTGTCCTGTATGCGTAAGTGCAGAAAAGGACATTTTAAATCTTATACCTGAAAATCAGGTTGAAGTAATCCATTTGGGTACAGACAAAACAAAAGTAAAAGAAGCAGAAAATGCAGGTGTACAATCTGTTCCTGCATTGGTTTTGTCTAATGGCAATGTGCTACACATCAACTTTGGTGCTTCCATAGAAGATTTAAAGTAA
- a CDS encoding 2Fe-2S iron-sulfur cluster-binding protein translates to MNPKGETKLAEEQDEYSENVKVTLILNGNTKHIQWNKQIPLLDAMLNAGVDAPHSCCRGTCGTCVCKLEEGEVRLRRNFVLSEAHIQQGLILACVSNPISDSIKINYDKF, encoded by the coding sequence ATGAACCCTAAAGGAGAAACTAAACTTGCCGAAGAACAAGACGAGTATTCGGAAAACGTGAAAGTAACATTGATATTGAATGGTAACACAAAACATATCCAATGGAACAAACAGATACCTTTGCTTGATGCGATGCTCAATGCCGGAGTTGATGCTCCGCATTCCTGTTGCAGAGGTACGTGTGGCACTTGTGTATGTAAATTGGAAGAGGGCGAAGTGCGTTTAAGGAGGAATTTCGTTCTATCTGAAGCCCATATACAGCAAGGCTTGATTTTGGCTTGTGTGTCCAATCCTATAAGCGATAGCATTAAAATAAACTATGATAAGTTTTAA
- a CDS encoding GNAT family N-acetyltransferase codes for MNINIQPLLENEKAILYPLQEKDFEALYTVASDPKIWEQHPNKDRWKKDVFKTFFDLAMQSKGAFKIVDKTTGNIIGSTRFYNYNEQENSIFVGYTFYAVAYWGKGINKLVKVTMLDYIFQFVSKVYFHIGANNIRSQVAIERIGIDKIAEEAVTYPDGASRLNFVYGISKEKWCKPKKR; via the coding sequence ATGAACATCAATATCCAACCCCTGTTAGAAAACGAAAAAGCAATCCTTTATCCATTGCAGGAAAAGGATTTTGAGGCTTTGTATACCGTAGCATCCGACCCCAAAATATGGGAACAGCACCCCAATAAAGACCGTTGGAAAAAAGATGTATTTAAAACATTCTTTGACCTTGCAATGCAAAGCAAAGGAGCATTTAAAATCGTAGATAAAACCACAGGAAACATTATCGGAAGTACACGCTTTTACAATTACAACGAACAGGAAAACAGCATTTTCGTAGGCTATACCTTTTATGCCGTTGCCTATTGGGGCAAAGGCATAAACAAATTGGTAAAAGTCACGATGTTGGATTATATTTTCCAATTCGTTTCAAAAGTATATTTCCATATCGGGGCAAACAATATCCGTTCGCAGGTTGCCATAGAGCGTATCGGTATAGATAAAATTGCGGAGGAAGCAGTAACCTATCCGGACGGAGCATCACGATTGAATTTTGTCTATGGAATAAGTAAAGAAAAATGGTGTAAACCGAAAAAGCGATGA
- a CDS encoding GNAT family N-acetyltransferase, with protein MEYNIKKVGLKDLDTTAELFNLYRVFYRQADDYEKCKQFIKERLDNDQSNIFVVYADGKAVGFVQLYKLYHYIKLAKQWLLSDLFVHPDYRCNGLSVALIDRAKQWCDETGACGLMLETEKTNDIGNKLYPRCGFEYDDKHNYYYWWK; from the coding sequence ATGGAGTACAACATTAAGAAAGTAGGACTAAAAGATTTAGACACAACAGCAGAGTTATTTAATCTCTATCGGGTTTTTTACCGTCAGGCAGATGATTACGAAAAATGCAAACAGTTCATTAAGGAAAGATTAGACAACGACCAATCAAACATTTTTGTCGTGTATGCAGACGGCAAAGCAGTTGGTTTTGTTCAGCTGTACAAACTATATCATTACATCAAACTGGCAAAGCAATGGCTGTTGAGCGATTTGTTTGTTCATCCCGATTACAGATGCAATGGACTATCAGTTGCTTTAATTGACAGAGCCAAACAGTGGTGTGATGAGACAGGAGCTTGCGGATTGATGTTGGAAACTGAAAAAACGAACGACATTGGCAACAAGCTTTATCCACGTTGCGGATTTGAATATGACGATAAGCACAATTATTACTATTGGTGGAAATAA
- a CDS encoding YggS family pyridoxal phosphate-dependent enzyme, whose amino-acid sequence MNEEILRNMAVIQERINNACKESNRNPDEVKLLLATKTVPVERIKIALQAGHTLIAENKVQELKEKYEALKGVSHTNHFIGHLQTNKIKEVLKYDVSCIQSLDRIDLAEKLQQRLEYEDKTIDILVQVNTSNEESKFGVHPDKAITLVQQIARLNRLKIKGLMTIGLFSAETEKVRQCFKLLKSIQQEIIALNIPDIQMKELSMGMSGDLETAIAEGATIIRVGTAIFGQRIHPDSYYWDETN is encoded by the coding sequence ATGAATGAAGAAATCTTGCGAAATATGGCAGTTATACAAGAACGGATAAACAATGCCTGCAAGGAAAGTAACAGAAATCCCGATGAAGTAAAATTGTTATTAGCAACTAAAACCGTACCTGTCGAACGTATCAAAATTGCATTGCAAGCAGGACATACACTGATAGCAGAAAACAAAGTGCAGGAACTCAAAGAGAAATATGAAGCATTGAAAGGTGTTTCACATACCAATCATTTCATTGGGCATTTGCAAACCAATAAAATCAAAGAGGTTTTAAAATATGATGTTTCCTGTATTCAATCTCTTGACCGTATAGACTTGGCAGAAAAGTTACAGCAACGTTTGGAGTATGAAGATAAAACGATAGATATACTTGTACAGGTCAATACGTCCAATGAAGAAAGTAAATTCGGGGTGCATCCCGATAAAGCCATAACTTTGGTTCAGCAGATTGCCCGATTGAACCGACTAAAAATAAAAGGATTGATGACCATTGGTTTATTCAGTGCTGAAACCGAGAAAGTGAGACAATGCTTTAAATTATTGAAAAGTATTCAACAGGAAATTATCGCATTAAACATTCCTGATATACAAATGAAAGAATTGTCAATGGGAATGAGCGGAGATTTGGAAACAGCTATTGCAGAGGGAGCAACAATAATACGTGTAGGAACAGCAATATTTGGCCAGAGAATACATCCTGACAGTTATTACTGGGATGAGACCAATTAA
- a CDS encoding Crp/Fnr family transcriptional regulator: MENKNYSEYIPYKELLSKGSLEKICTCLTLIEMQRGELLISDMKLDMHSYIVKQGILRAYINTEDREITFWFPKEGDIVTSTYGYFYKRKGYENFQALESVSLLKIDMEKMRNLYNENLEIANWSRVITEKEGILSEERHLDYILLSPEERYQKLLSTQPSLFQRVMLKEIASYIGVSPVSLSRIRARI, encoded by the coding sequence ATGGAAAATAAAAATTACAGCGAGTACATCCCCTATAAAGAATTACTTTCTAAAGGATCCTTAGAAAAAATTTGTACTTGTTTAACCCTTATAGAAATGCAACGAGGAGAATTGCTAATATCCGACATGAAATTGGATATGCACTCCTATATTGTAAAGCAGGGAATACTTCGTGCCTATATAAACACCGAGGATAGAGAAATTACTTTTTGGTTTCCGAAAGAAGGTGATATTGTCACATCTACATATGGATACTTTTACAAAAGAAAAGGGTATGAAAATTTTCAAGCGTTAGAAAGTGTCAGCTTGTTAAAAATCGATATGGAGAAGATGCGAAATCTATATAATGAGAACCTCGAAATAGCAAATTGGTCTCGTGTGATAACTGAGAAAGAAGGAATATTATCGGAAGAAAGGCACCTCGATTATATTTTACTGAGTCCAGAAGAGCGATATCAAAAGCTTTTGTCAACACAACCATCCTTATTTCAAAGAGTCATGCTCAAAGAGATAGCTTCTTATATTGGCGTTTCGCCAGTATCATTGAGCAGAATAAGAGCAAGGATTTAA
- a CDS encoding serine hydrolase domain-containing protein, which yields MKEKLRSLISKVKEQESFNGVALLAVDGEILLSEAIGIAEKKQNTARLLTTNSMFELASVSKPITATAIIRLQQKGKLDFDNPISNWIPELPYSGITIRHLLNHTSGLPDYMELFAKKWNPARYAFNEDVLRLIVEHRPDVLFAPNESWEYSNTGYILLAILIERISGQSYSEYLEEAIFKPLKMDRSMVFNRRINSRFTPLDYAYGYVYRIGYGGYVLPDEIPELNYVKYLDGLQGD from the coding sequence ATGAAAGAAAAACTCAGATCATTAATTTCCAAGGTAAAGGAACAAGAGAGTTTTAATGGTGTGGCTCTACTAGCAGTTGATGGAGAAATACTATTGAGTGAAGCAATAGGTATAGCAGAAAAAAAACAAAATACAGCGCGTTTATTGACAACGAACTCAATGTTTGAACTCGCTTCTGTCTCAAAGCCCATTACGGCGACAGCAATTATTCGTCTGCAGCAAAAAGGAAAGCTAGATTTCGACAACCCCATTTCCAATTGGATTCCAGAACTTCCATATTCCGGCATCACAATTCGACATTTGTTAAATCATACCTCTGGTTTACCTGATTATATGGAGTTGTTTGCTAAAAAATGGAACCCAGCCCGCTATGCTTTTAATGAAGATGTACTTCGTCTAATAGTAGAGCATCGACCTGATGTATTGTTTGCTCCCAATGAAAGCTGGGAATACAGTAATACTGGCTATATTCTTTTGGCAATCCTCATCGAACGAATATCTGGTCAGTCGTATAGCGAGTATCTTGAAGAAGCGATATTTAAGCCGTTAAAAATGGACCGAAGTATGGTGTTTAATCGTAGAATTAATTCTCGTTTTACGCCATTAGATTACGCATATGGGTACGTATATCGCATTGGATATGGCGGTTATGTATTGCCTGACGAAATACCTGAACTTAATTATGTGAAATATTTAGATGGTTTACAGGGAGACTGA
- a CDS encoding beta-lactamase family protein, producing MNDLLRLDRALYNDEFIIAETKKLMYSPAIINNGVSINYGLGWFLQEDDRLGSIVYHTGGWPGYSTLFKRYIDRDITLILLQNGERSHSYTQQLVTSFEQIMCDDDSYDLPIPLENKNIIEFNPRNVQAFTGKYRFGDEEGKSLAVDIYIDKEQLCMKLANGMILTLLPLNSNRFFEEHTATELEFIFQEMDNNIRLLWYTNSEPEIAQRIFQ from the coding sequence GTGAATGACTTGCTACGCTTGGATAGAGCTTTGTATAATGATGAATTCATTATCGCAGAAACGAAAAAACTTATGTACTCACCAGCTATAATAAATAATGGGGTATCTATTAATTATGGGCTGGGATGGTTTCTTCAAGAAGATGATCGATTAGGAAGCATAGTTTATCACACGGGTGGTTGGCCGGGGTATTCAACGTTGTTTAAGCGATATATTGACCGTGATATAACCCTTATACTCTTGCAAAATGGTGAACGGAGTCACTCTTATACCCAGCAATTAGTGACAAGTTTTGAGCAAATCATGTGTGACGATGACTCTTATGATCTACCAATTCCTTTAGAAAACAAAAATATTATTGAATTTAACCCGAGGAATGTCCAAGCATTTACTGGAAAGTATAGGTTTGGCGACGAGGAGGGGAAATCTCTTGCCGTAGATATATATATTGATAAAGAACAACTATGTATGAAATTAGCAAATGGTATGATATTAACACTTTTACCACTAAATTCAAACCGCTTCTTTGAAGAGCATACTGCTACCGAGCTAGAGTTCATATTCCAGGAGATGGATAATAACATTCGCCTGCTTTGGTATACTAACTCCGAACCAGAAATAGCTCAGCGTATCTTTCAATAA